The following nucleotide sequence is from Bacillus sp. 2205SS5-2.
GATGCTAAGTAAATGTTAGGTGATTGACGATGAGTCGAAATGATATGACTGTTTATGAACATATAGATGAATTAAGAAAACGGCTTCTCATTGTGGTCGTTTTCTTCTTGTTTGCGATTATCGCAAGCTTTTTTCTCGCCGAACCGTTGATTGTTTACTTGCAGAATGCGGATGAAGCGAAAGAAATAACGATGAATGCGTTTCGGTTAACGGATCCATTAAAGATTTACATCCAAGTAATAATATTCTTGTCATTATTAATGGCGCTCCCGTTAATTCTTTTTCAATTATGGTCCTTTGTGTCCCCGGGATTATATGAAAAAGAACGACGTGTCACGTTGAGTTACATTCCGGTAACGGTGATCTTGTTTCTTGGTGGATTAGCTTTTTCGTATTTTATTTTATTTCCATTTGTAGTCGACTTTATGTTGAATTTGTCTGTGAATCTAGAAATTGAACAGGAAATTGGCATCAATGAGTATTTTCAATTTCTTTTTCAAATTACCATTCCGTTCGGATTTCTGTTTCAGCTCCCTGTCATTATGTTGTTTTTAACAAGGTTAGGGATTATTACACCAATGTTGATGTCGAAAATGAGGGTGTATGCTTACTTTGGTCTATTTGTGATTGCCGCAATGATCACACCACCAGATATTATGTCTCATTTACTCGTTACTCTACCACTTTTTGTTTTATATGAAATCAGTTTAGGTATATGTAAAATTGGTTATAAAAAAGCTTTGCTTGCAGAACAGAAAAGAGAAATGGAAGAATAAAAAAATAGACCCATTGGGTCTATTTTTTTTGCATCGTTTTTAATTTAATGTGGATGTTAATCATCCGAAGTCCTGAACCTAAATCCAATGTTGCTAGGAAAATGAGAAGATAAGTGAAAAATCCCCAGCCATGAGTCACAACATTTTGGATTGAAAAATACGTAAATAGAATTCCGAGTAAGGTGTAAATGATACCAGTAAACAAAGGTGATTTTCTCATAAAAACGTCCTCCTAATCCTATAGAGTCCTTGCCCTATTCGTGTACATTATTGTAGCTATTGAAGTTCATTTTCGAAGGAGTTCTCTATTCTGGTATTGATTTTGTTCAAAAATAGACGAAAAGAAAAAAATCTTCAATATATATGTTTAAAAAGAGCGTGATTACCCTATC
It contains:
- a CDS encoding YdiK family protein, with the translated sequence MRKSPLFTGIIYTLLGILFTYFSIQNVVTHGWGFFTYLLIFLATLDLGSGLRMINIHIKLKTMQKK
- the tatC gene encoding twin-arginine translocase subunit TatC, with amino-acid sequence MSRNDMTVYEHIDELRKRLLIVVVFFLFAIIASFFLAEPLIVYLQNADEAKEITMNAFRLTDPLKIYIQVIIFLSLLMALPLILFQLWSFVSPGLYEKERRVTLSYIPVTVILFLGGLAFSYFILFPFVVDFMLNLSVNLEIEQEIGINEYFQFLFQITIPFGFLFQLPVIMLFLTRLGIITPMLMSKMRVYAYFGLFVIAAMITPPDIMSHLLVTLPLFVLYEISLGICKIGYKKALLAEQKREMEE